From the Selenomonas timonae genome, one window contains:
- a CDS encoding HI0074 family nucleotidyltransferase substrate-binding subunit — protein sequence MYGLTSAQWKQIYHILDRHRDQIHQVRLFGSRARGDYRVTSDVDLAIENDQDIRSTLLEEFEQSNLPYTFDIVFYDHQTNEKLRDAIDRGGKLLFCVEAGRSVMTVERIRLKAEDYHRALLRLQTALKKEADLDDMYLDATIQRFEFCFELAWKLMKAVLEYEGIEANSPRSSIREGWKQGLISDAEEWLDMMEKRNLSSHTYDENVARDIYHEVRERYADLLEVLDRRINQWLMDVNV from the coding sequence GTGTATGGATTAACGAGTGCACAATGGAAGCAAATCTATCATATCTTAGATCGGCATCGCGATCAGATCCACCAGGTTAGGCTTTTTGGTTCAAGGGCACGTGGAGATTACCGTGTGACATCCGATGTCGATTTAGCGATAGAAAACGATCAAGACATAAGAAGCACCTTGTTAGAGGAATTTGAGCAGAGCAATTTACCCTATACATTCGATATTGTTTTTTACGATCACCAAACGAATGAAAAGCTGCGAGATGCAATTGATCGAGGGGGAAAACTCCTTTTTTGTGTGGAGGCAGGGAGAAGTGTTATGACAGTGGAGCGGATTCGCCTGAAAGCGGAAGATTATCATCGGGCATTATTGCGATTGCAGACAGCGCTGAAAAAAGAAGCCGATCTGGATGATATGTATTTGGATGCAACGATTCAGCGTTTTGAATTTTGTTTTGAGCTTGCGTGGAAGTTGATGAAGGCAGTTTTGGAGTATGAAGGTATCGAGGCAAACAGTCCGCGCAGCAGCATCCGAGAAGGATGGAAGCAGGGGCTGATTTCGGATGCTGAAGAGTGGCTGGATATGATGGAGAAGCGTAATCTATCATCGCATACCTATGATGAGAATGTGGCGCGGGATATTTATCATGAGGTGAGGGAACGGTATGCTGATCTCTTGGAAGTGCTGGATCGAAGGATAAATCAGTGGCTTATGGATGTGAATGTGTAA
- a CDS encoding SDR family oxidoreductase produces MNYHTIQFPNNSLFLVTGGAGFIGSNLAEALLNMGHRVRVLDNLSTGYSKNIAGFRENPKFEFVEGDIRDAELCNRVCEGVDYVLHQAAAVSVPESIEQPVEYTLTNIVGTVNMMEAAAKNGVKKFTYASSAAVYGDDETMPKQEETVGNRLSTYAVTKFVAEEYAHQYTMHYGLDCYGMRYFNVYGRRQDPNGAYAAVIPKFIECLLRDEPPTINGDGEQSRDFVYVEDVVQANLLACVASHEAAGEAYNVAAGKRSSLNEMYAVLSDLFGKDLKPIFGPERKGDIRHSGADISKICKNLGYAPEYDFEKGIKEAIQWYKENL; encoded by the coding sequence ATGAACTATCATACCATTCAATTTCCAAACAACAGTTTATTTCTTGTCACAGGAGGCGCGGGCTTTATCGGCTCAAATCTAGCCGAAGCGCTGCTCAATATGGGGCATAGGGTTCGCGTGCTCGATAATCTGTCGACGGGGTATTCGAAGAATATTGCAGGATTTCGGGAGAATCCGAAGTTTGAGTTCGTGGAGGGGGATATCAGGGATGCGGAGCTCTGCAATCGTGTGTGCGAGGGCGTGGACTATGTGCTGCATCAGGCGGCGGCGGTGAGTGTGCCGGAGAGTATCGAGCAGCCGGTGGAGTATACGCTGACGAATATTGTGGGTACGGTCAACATGATGGAGGCGGCGGCGAAAAATGGCGTGAAGAAGTTCACCTACGCATCAAGCGCTGCGGTCTACGGCGATGACGAGACGATGCCGAAGCAGGAGGAGACTGTCGGCAATCGTCTCTCGACGTATGCGGTGACGAAGTTTGTAGCGGAGGAGTACGCGCATCAGTACACGATGCACTACGGCCTCGACTGCTATGGAATGCGGTACTTCAATGTCTACGGACGACGTCAGGATCCGAATGGTGCGTATGCGGCGGTGATTCCGAAGTTCATCGAGTGTCTGCTGCGCGATGAGCCGCCAACGATCAACGGCGACGGGGAGCAGTCGCGTGATTTCGTCTATGTGGAGGATGTTGTTCAGGCGAATCTCCTCGCGTGCGTTGCATCGCATGAGGCAGCGGGCGAGGCCTATAATGTCGCGGCGGGCAAGCGCTCGAGTCTGAACGAGATGTATGCGGTGCTCAGTGACTTGTTCGGCAAAGATCTAAAGCCGATCTTCGGTCCGGAGCGCAAGGGAGATATTCGCCACAGCGGGGCGGACATCTCGAAGATCTGTAAGAATCTCGGCTATGCGCCGGAGTATGATTTCGAGAAGGGGATCAAGGAAGCGATCCAGTGGTATAAAGAGAATCTGTAA
- a CDS encoding RpnC/YadD family protein: MSETAINTAWDRIEAFMRDAGQRRKYELREKYEHDYVSDMEGSWKRGRLEGVEQGIKQGLQRGIRQGRREGLVEGRAEGRAEGRQLGIAQMAMNMVRAGTPIATVAQMAELPESVIRQMAEEHGIRLP; encoded by the coding sequence ATGAGTGAGACGGCAATCAACACGGCGTGGGACAGGATCGAAGCATTCATGCGGGACGCGGGACAGAGGCGCAAGTATGAACTGAGAGAAAAGTATGAGCATGACTATGTGAGTGATATGGAAGGTTCGTGGAAGCGGGGGAGATTGGAGGGCGTAGAGCAAGGTATAAAGCAAGGGCTGCAGCGAGGGATCAGGCAGGGACGCCGTGAAGGTCTGGTTGAAGGGCGTGCTGAAGGGCGTGCTGAAGGGCGTCAACTTGGAATTGCGCAGATGGCGATGAACATGGTTCGTGCGGGAACACCGATTGCGACAGTGGCACAGATGGCAGAACTTCCGGAGTCTGTTATTCGACAGATGGCAGAGGAACACGGGATTCGGCTTCCATAG